One Osmerus eperlanus chromosome 16, fOsmEpe2.1, whole genome shotgun sequence DNA segment encodes these proteins:
- the basp1 gene encoding brain acid soluble protein 1 homolog, whose product MGGKLSKKKKGYNVNDEKAKDKDAKAEGASAEESEAPKDAKDEAPVATENAEVANDTTAKEAPAATDATATKEEDKNAAPAAKEPEKPTANAEAKAEAPKTAEPKAEEKPAAPTPAKEAAPAPAAKEPEVKAQAPAPPAAQAESKGEADAKKTEAPVAPAAKTEAAPAAASPEPKPTEAAPAPAKEAAAAPVKEAPAPAPSSTPAAEPAAPVKEANATEAPVPSKDQTVAVQD is encoded by the coding sequence ATGGGAGGCAAGCTCAGCAAAAAGAAGAAGGGATACAATGTAAACGACGAGAAGGCCAAAGACAAGGATGCCAAGGCGGAAGGCGCCTCGGCAGAGGAGAGCGAAGCCCCCAAAGACGCCAAGGACGAAGCTCCTGTCGCCACGGAGAACGCCGAGGTAGCGAACGACACCACCGCCAAGGAGGCGCCCGCGGCGACGGACGCCACGGCGACcaaggaggaggacaagaacgCCGCCCCCGCCGCCAAGGAACCGGAGAAGCCCACGGCCAACGCCGAGGCCAAAGCGGAGGCGCCCAAGACCGCCGAGCCGAAGGCCGAGGAGAAACCAGCCGCCCCGACCCCCGCTAAAGAGGCTGCCCCCGCTCCCGCTGCTAAAGAACCAGAGGTGAAGGCCCAGGCGCCCGCTCCACCCGCGGCCCAGGCTGAGAGCAAAGGCGAGGCCGACGCCAAAAAGACTGAGGCCCCCGTGGCTCCAGCAGCCAAAACCGAGGCGGCCCCAGCCGCAGCCTCCCCCGAGCCCAAGCCAACAGAGGCAGCCCCCGCCCCAGCCAAGGAGGCCGCTGCTGCCCCAGTGAAggaggccccagccccagcccctagtTCAACACCAGCCGCAGAGCCAGCCGCACCAGTCAAGGAAGCAAACGCCACAGAGGCGCCAGTTCCAAGCAAGGATCAAACCGTAGCAGTTCAAGATTAA